The following coding sequences lie in one Rutidosis leptorrhynchoides isolate AG116_Rl617_1_P2 chromosome 4, CSIRO_AGI_Rlap_v1, whole genome shotgun sequence genomic window:
- the LOC139843325 gene encoding uncharacterized protein At5g02240-like — translation MASKLSLTPITDHLQIHKFPIFHPQFYQTNHAFYSSSSLSLFSHERKLNCTSRLISTHKSFVCSNSLKQETIENPNPTVPASDNKVVFVTGGTGGVGQLVVASLLNRNVKLRLLLRDPEKATALFGEQEDDKMQVLKGDTRYSENLEPSIFEGVTHVICCTGTTAFPSRRWDGDNTPERVDWEGVRNLLSVLPRSLSRLILVSSVGVTKSSELPWSIMNLFGVLKYKKMGEDFVINSGLPYTIIRPGRLTDGPYTSYDLNTLLKATAGERRAILIGQGDKLVGEVSRLVVAEACIQALDIDFTQGQIYEINSVPGDGPGSNTEKWKELFKGAQLQ, via the exons ATGGCGTCTAAACTATCACTGACTCCCATCACAGACCACCTCCAAATACACAAATTCCCAATATTCCATCCTCAATTCTATCAAACCAACCATGCTTTTTATTCATCATCATCGCTATCTTTATTTTCACATGAAAGAAAACTTAATTGTACTTCCAGGCTCATTTCAACACATAAATCATTTGTTTGTAGCAACTCACTGAAACAAGAAACAATTGAGAACCCTAACCCAACAGTTCCAGCAtctgataataaggttgtttttgtCACTGGGGGCACTGGTGGAGTTG GACAATTAGTGGTAGCCTCATTGCTAAATCGGAATGTTAAATTGCGCTTATTACTCCGAGATCCAGAGAAAGCCACTGCTCTTTTTGGGGAACAAGAAGATGATAAAATGCAG GTGTTGAAAGGTGACACTCGGTATTCAGAGAATCTTGAACCATCAATCTTTGAG GGTGTAACTCATGTTATATGCTGCACTGGTACTACTGCCTTTCCATCACGGCGCTGGGATGGAGATAACACACCTGAACGAGTAG ATTGGGAAGGCGTGAGAAACCTCTTGTCAGTACTGCCTCGATCACTTTCAAGATTAATACTAGTTTCATCTGTCGGAGTAACCAAGTCTAGTGAACTACCTTGGAG CATAATGAACCTTTTTGGTGTTCTCAAGTATAAAAAGATGGGCGAGGACTTCGTTATTAACTCTGGCCTTCCTTATACAATAATAAG ACCTGGTAGATTGACAGATGGACCATATACATCGTACGATCTAAATACTCTGCTCAAAGCTACAGCCGGTGAAAGACGAGCCATCCTTATTGGTCAAG GAGATAAACTCGTAGGAGAGGTTAGTAGGCTAGTAGTTGCTGAAGCTTGCATTCAAGCATTGGATATAGATTTTACACAAGGTCAAATATATGAAATCAACTCGGTCCCT GGTGATGGACCAGGAAGCAACACAGAAAAATGGAAAGAATTGTTCAAAGGTGCTCAGCTCCAATAA